The following are encoded together in the Syntrophomonadaceae bacterium genome:
- the spoIVB gene encoding SpoIVB peptidase gives MTRWCYGFNHLTKLLLVLIIAGLCLSPQARNLIMLPEEQKITVGQSLNLNLSKIGHLSDAIDIRVRHASGQTEKYKLSVPETIITEPGKIKLDLRLFNIIPLKQISLEVMPETKVFPGGHSIGVVLPESGVVVTGYSQILNAKGQRVCPAKDVDIRPGDIILEINGEKILNEKQAARLISAHSAKGAELRILRGGKKFSIIVKGEQCSLNNEHRIGLYIRNAAAGIGTLTFFHPVTRVYGALGHAITGDGMNQLEVNGGRIVMAGIHGIQPGEKGKPGEKIGFFMSEEESTGTIVNNTQFGIFGFLDQPIANKMKPLPVAFAHQVKPGKAEILTVVKNNEIESFSITIERVFSQRKPDNKGMIIRVNDPRLLAITGGIIQGMSGSPIIQNGRLVGAITHVFVNDPTRGYGVMAEWMLLEADYLVSQKGARAPFFFGKVSLLKMKGRIINY, from the coding sequence TTGACAAGGTGGTGTTATGGTTTTAACCATTTGACGAAGTTACTGCTAGTATTAATTATTGCAGGATTATGTTTGTCACCCCAGGCACGAAATTTAATAATGTTACCTGAAGAGCAGAAAATAACAGTCGGACAGAGTTTAAACCTAAATCTCTCAAAAATCGGACACTTAAGTGACGCAATTGATATTAGAGTCAGGCATGCCAGTGGACAAACAGAAAAATATAAGCTATCGGTGCCCGAAACTATAATCACTGAGCCTGGAAAGATTAAATTAGACTTAAGACTTTTTAACATTATCCCACTGAAACAAATCAGTTTAGAGGTCATGCCTGAAACAAAAGTATTCCCAGGTGGTCATTCCATCGGTGTCGTCTTGCCTGAAAGTGGGGTTGTAGTTACAGGTTACTCTCAAATCCTTAATGCAAAAGGTCAAAGAGTATGTCCTGCAAAAGATGTTGATATCCGTCCAGGAGATATAATATTAGAGATAAACGGTGAAAAAATATTAAATGAGAAACAGGCCGCAAGGTTGATTTCAGCTCACTCTGCAAAAGGTGCCGAATTGAGAATTCTACGAGGTGGCAAAAAATTTTCGATTATTGTAAAGGGAGAGCAGTGCTCTTTGAATAATGAACACCGGATTGGATTGTATATTAGAAACGCTGCAGCCGGTATTGGGACTTTGACTTTTTTTCATCCCGTGACCCGAGTTTATGGTGCATTAGGTCATGCAATAACCGGCGATGGCATGAATCAGCTCGAAGTAAACGGTGGCAGAATTGTAATGGCAGGAATTCATGGAATACAACCAGGGGAAAAAGGTAAGCCTGGCGAGAAAATAGGTTTTTTTATGAGTGAGGAAGAATCTACTGGCACTATTGTAAATAATACTCAATTCGGGATTTTTGGTTTTCTGGATCAACCGATAGCAAATAAAATGAAGCCGTTACCAGTTGCTTTTGCTCACCAGGTTAAGCCAGGCAAGGCAGAAATCCTTACTGTTGTTAAGAATAATGAAATTGAAAGTTTTTCTATTACAATTGAAAGAGTTTTTTCGCAACGAAAACCAGATAATAAAGGCATGATTATTAGAGTCAATGATCCGAGATTGTTAGCAATAACCGGAGGAATAATCCAAGGAATGAGTGGTAGTCCTATAATTCAAAATGGTCGTTTGGTTGGTGCAATAACCCATGTTTTTGTAAACGATCCAACTAGAGGATATGGAGTAATGGCGGAATGGATGCTTTTAGAAGCAGACTATCTTGTCTCACAAAAAGGAGCTCGCGCTCCTTTTTTTTTTGGAAAAGTTTCATTGCTAAAAATGAAAGGCAGGATTATCAATTATTAG
- the spo0A gene encoding sporulation transcription factor Spo0A gives MGEKISVLLADDNREFCEILQEYIGRQDDFFLTGTAYNGLDALKLIQEKEPDVVILDIIMPHLDGIGVLEKIDSLELSHRPKIIILTTLGQETMTYRSVELGADYYILKPFDLAVLANRIKQLANGISSTVASAPAVRPRNFDIEVTKIIHQMGVPAHIKGYQYLRDAILFVIDEVNLLGAVTKELYPMIAKKYFTTPSRVERAIRHAIELAWDRGNVDMMNKFFGYTINVERGKPTNSEFIAMVADKLRIGAKVS, from the coding sequence ATGGGAGAAAAAATCAGTGTTTTATTAGCAGATGACAACAGGGAGTTCTGTGAAATTCTACAGGAGTATATTGGAAGACAAGATGATTTCTTTTTAACTGGTACTGCCTATAACGGCTTAGACGCGCTAAAACTAATTCAAGAAAAAGAACCGGATGTTGTTATTCTTGACATTATCATGCCGCACTTGGATGGGATTGGGGTATTAGAAAAAATAGATAGCTTGGAATTGTCCCATCGGCCAAAGATTATTATCCTGACTACCCTAGGGCAAGAGACAATGACATATCGCTCTGTGGAATTAGGGGCAGATTATTATATACTAAAACCCTTTGATCTAGCTGTTTTGGCAAACAGAATAAAACAGTTAGCTAATGGGATTAGTTCTACGGTAGCCTCGGCTCCTGCGGTAAGACCCCGAAACTTTGACATTGAAGTAACAAAAATAATCCATCAAATGGGGGTTCCTGCACATATAAAAGGTTATCAATATTTACGGGACGCGATTTTGTTTGTTATTGATGAAGTCAATTTGCTTGGGGCGGTAACAAAGGAGCTGTATCCAATGATTGCCAAGAAATATTTTACAACCCCTAGCAGGGTTGAGCGGGCAATCAGACATGCAATTGAACTGGCTTGGGACCGGGGAAATGTTGATATGATGAATAAATTCTTTGGATATACAATAAATGTTGAAAGGGGAAAGCCAACCAATTCGGAGTTTATTGCTATGGTTGCCGATAAATTGCGGATTGGAGCCAAAGTAAGTTAA